The proteins below are encoded in one region of Chelmon rostratus isolate fCheRos1 chromosome 21, fCheRos1.pri, whole genome shotgun sequence:
- the LOC121625331 gene encoding muscarinic acetylcholine receptor M1-like — MQDSGPSNLTDFHTDFGAEDHKRRTMRRTMALREANHIQLPVGRRCPVVIMNLTSSSNSIHFLSSSSPGMRDQPDTTIIAEPTILGGYQELAILSDSVGGFKQHNVSYVSRQGGNFTDSPVNGTLMLPAEDFDPLGGHTIWQVIIIVFLTGSLSLVTVVGNILVLVSFKINKALKTVNNYYLLSLAFADLTIGTLSMNLYTTYIIMDQWALGPVVCDLWLAIDYVASNASVMNLLVISFDRYFSVTRPLTYRAKRTTKRAMTMIGLAWSISFILWAPAILFWQYIVGERTVQPNECYIQFLSEPIITFCTAIAAFYLPVTIMAFLFWKIYQETEKRAKDVQGLKGSGAGGGSGRAGGEGATNSQKDSSAMLRQMSSQSCSSCELNQAASEKNNKDNVSISGGTGSRGRCGAFCLRFSSLLPGFHASKKSVNTTTTTVGEAEQSSCDSFNNNEGGTYGEQSGSEEEADGAGPSRSPTDDKKCRKGKKNKDKHQSSSNKSPKGSQSNAVTSSPADQSPAAITMKDAAMAKRFASKAKTEINKRKNEKKANEKKAARTLSAILFAFITTWLPYNIMVLVNTFCQDCIPETLWALGYWLCYVNSTVNPMCYALCNKTFRTTFRDILMCQWNQRKNKPHFNQRKAVAFKKKDPM, encoded by the exons atgtcCGGTTGTCATCATGAACCTGACCTCCAGCTCTAATTCTATCCACTTCCTCAGCAGCAGTTCTCCTGGCATGAGGGACCAGCCTGATACCACCATCATAGCTGAGCCCACCATTTTAG GTGGCTACCAGGAGCTGGCCATATTATCCGACAGTGTTGGTGGCTTCAAGCAGCATAATGTCAGTTATGTCTCAAGGCAAGGAGGGAACTTCACTGATTCCCCAGTTAACGGGACGTTAATGCTGCCAGCAGAGGACTTCGACCCGTTAGGAGGACATACTATCTGGCAG GTCATCATCATTGTCTTCCTCACTGGATCACTTTCTCTTGTCACTGTTGTTGGCAACATCCTGGTGTTGGTGTCATTTAAGATCAATAAGGCACTGAAGACAGTGAACAACTACTACCTGCTTAGCCTAGCATTTGCTGACCTGACCATTGGTACGCTGTCGATGAACCTGTACACCACCTACATCATCATGGACCAGTGGGCTCTGGGGCCAGTGGTCTGTGACCTGTGGCTTGCGATAGACTACGTGGCCAGTAACGCCTCAGTCATGAACCTGCTCGTCATCAGCTTTGACAG GTATTTCTCTGTGACCAGACCTTTGACCTACCGGGCCAAGCGCACAACCAAGCGGGCCATGACCATGATTGGATTAGCCTGGTCCATCTCTTTCATTCTCTGGGCCCCTGCCATCTTGTTCTGGCAGTACATTGTGGGTGAGCGAACAGTACAGCCTAATGAGTGCTACATCCAGTTCCTGTCAGAGCCCATCATTACCTTCTGCACTGCCATTGCTGCGTTCTACTTGCCAGTAACTATTATGGCATTCCTGTTTTGGAAGATCTATCAGGAAACAGAGAAGCGTGCTAAAGACGTGCAGGGTCTCAAGGGATCTGGGGCGGGGGGTGGTAGTGGAAGAGCTGGTGGAGAAGGTGCAACTAACAGCCAGAAGGATTCATCAGCTATGCTGCGCCAAATGAGCtctcaaagctgcagcagctgtgagctAAATCAGGCGGCCTCAGAGAAGAACAACAAGGACAATGTCAGCATCTCAGGAGGGACgggaagcagagggaggtgtGGCGCGTTCTGCCTCCGGTTTTCATCACTGTTGCCGGGTTTCCATGCGTCCAAGAAGTCCGTCAACACCACAACAACGACTGTGGgcgaggcagagcagagcagctgtgaCAGCTTTAACAACAATGAAGGTGGCACTTATGGGGAGCAGTCAggttcagaggaggaggctgatggTGCAGGCCCATCAAGGTCTCCAACAG atgACAAGAAATGTAgaaaggggaagaaaaacaaggataaaCATCAATCATCATCCAACAAAAGTCCAAAAGGGTCACAATCAAATGCTGTCACCTCATCACCTGCTGACCAATCGCCTGCAGCCATCACCATGAAAGATGCAGCAATGGCCAAACGCTTTGCCTCAAAAGCCAAGACAGAGATCAACAAGCGCAAGaatgaaaaaaaggcaaacGAGAAGAAAGCAGCACGGACACTCAGCGCCATCCTGTTTGCCTTCATCACGACGTGGTTGCCGTACAACATCATGGTGCTGGTCAACACTTTCTGTCAGGACTGTATTCCAGAAACTCTTTGGGCTCTGGGCTACTGGTTGTGCTACGTTAACAGCACGGTCAACCCCATGTGCTACGCCCTGTGTAACAAGACCTTCCGGACAACTTTCAGGGACATTTTGATGTGCCAGTGGAATCAAAGGAAGAACAAGCCTCATTTCAATCAGAGGAAGGCTGTGGCTTTCAAGAAAAAAGACCCAATGTAG